A part of Dehalogenimonas sp. W genomic DNA contains:
- a CDS encoding tRNA uridine(34) 5-carboxymethylaminomethyl modification radical SAM/GNAT enzyme Elp3 translates to MTLRKSCIIEQYIMKKSTRTISGVTPIAVMSPPAGCPGKCIYCPDFNNTPRSYTPHSPAVMRAASRDYDAAEQVDLRLKILQDMGHPTDKVELIIMGGTFLATSISFQYRFIKDCFDALNGRVSESLSEAQGLNETAQHRAVGLCLETRPDVCGDAEIERMVAWGTTRVELGVQMLDDKIYEIVGRGHDIAAVADASRRLRNAGLKVHYHWMPGLPGSTPEHDLELTQEIFKNPDYRPDGLKLYPTMVVEGTILEEWHQNGRYQPYSDETMTGLIADMKKTIPGYVRISRVLRDIPAEYVSGGLKNSLRDGVRTRLEEEGLFCRCIRCREYGHRLKRKLKIGTPGLKRTDYQASAGHEIFLSFEDEYDTLFGLLRLRIQAEIPKQLADQYENVALIRELHVYGSELAIGDRNDESVQHRGYGRRLLSEAEQIAREEYGAQYAAILSGVGARSYYREQGYTLHSSYMVKTL, encoded by the coding sequence ATTACACTCCGTAAGTCCTGTATAATTGAACAGTATATAATGAAGAAGAGCACACGAACAATATCAGGCGTGACGCCTATCGCCGTAATGTCGCCGCCGGCCGGGTGTCCCGGCAAATGTATCTATTGCCCGGATTTTAACAATACTCCCCGGAGCTACACTCCGCATTCTCCTGCGGTGATGCGGGCGGCCTCCAGAGATTATGACGCCGCAGAACAAGTCGATCTTCGTCTGAAAATCCTTCAGGACATGGGACACCCAACTGATAAAGTGGAACTCATCATTATGGGCGGTACTTTTCTGGCCACGTCGATTTCCTTTCAATACAGGTTTATCAAGGACTGTTTTGACGCGCTGAATGGGCGGGTGTCAGAGTCTTTGTCGGAAGCGCAAGGTCTCAATGAGACGGCACAGCACCGAGCGGTAGGTTTGTGTCTGGAAACCCGACCTGATGTGTGCGGGGATGCGGAAATTGAACGCATGGTTGCCTGGGGCACGACCCGGGTGGAATTGGGCGTGCAGATGCTGGACGATAAAATCTATGAAATTGTCGGCCGCGGGCATGATATTGCCGCTGTCGCCGACGCCAGCAGAAGGCTTCGCAACGCCGGACTGAAAGTGCATTACCATTGGATGCCTGGATTGCCGGGTTCTACTCCGGAACATGACCTGGAACTGACGCAGGAAATTTTTAAAAATCCTGATTATCGGCCGGATGGGTTAAAGCTCTACCCAACGATGGTGGTAGAAGGGACCATATTAGAAGAGTGGCATCAAAACGGGCGTTACCAGCCGTATTCTGATGAAACTATGACCGGATTAATCGCCGATATGAAAAAGACTATTCCCGGTTATGTGCGTATTTCCCGGGTTTTAAGGGATATTCCGGCAGAATATGTTTCCGGCGGTTTGAAGAATTCCCTGCGGGATGGCGTCAGAACGAGATTAGAAGAGGAAGGCCTATTTTGCCGTTGTATCAGATGCCGGGAATACGGACATCGCCTGAAGAGAAAACTAAAAATCGGGACTCCCGGGCTGAAACGGACTGACTACCAGGCATCAGCCGGTCATGAAATATTCCTATCGTTTGAAGATGAATACGATACTTTGTTCGGATTGCTGCGGTTGAGAATTCAAGCTGAAATACCCAAACAACTGGCAGACCAGTATGAAAACGTTGCCCTGATTCGGGAGTTGCATGTATACGGCTCCGAGCTTGCCATAGGTGACCGCAACGATGAAAGCGTACAACACCGGGGTTATGGCCGGCGTCTGCTAAGCGAAGCAGAGCAAATCGCCCGTGAAGAGTACGGAGCGCAGTATGCGGCCATATTGTCCGGAGTGGGGGCCAGATCATATTATCGTGAACAAGGCTACACACTGCATTCATCATATATGGTAAAAACGCTTTGA
- a CDS encoding 4Fe-4S dicluster domain-containing protein, whose translation MPDSNPVPEYELLPGHVSEFSSNIKAMHGIDANMCYQCGKCTSGCPLNEYMDMTPTQVIHAVRLGLKELVLNSNTYWLCVACGTCTSRCPQDTGLLQVMDALANIAMKEGIKPKEPAVAAFYRTGLSLVKRFGMMYEAGVAGLLTLKTGTLARDAGLGIRMLKKGKLDVLPHSQNAGEMKRIFERVAQKEKELAGS comes from the coding sequence GTGCCTGATTCAAATCCGGTGCCTGAGTATGAGCTACTTCCGGGTCATGTCAGTGAATTTTCCTCTAATATCAAGGCAATGCATGGTATTGATGCCAATATGTGCTATCAATGCGGTAAATGTACAAGCGGTTGTCCCTTGAACGAATATATGGATATGACTCCGACACAGGTGATTCACGCGGTGCGTCTGGGATTGAAAGAATTAGTATTGAATAGCAATACCTATTGGCTATGTGTCGCCTGCGGAACCTGTACCAGCCGTTGCCCTCAGGATACCGGTTTGTTACAAGTGATGGATGCGTTGGCCAATATTGCCATGAAAGAGGGGATTAAGCCTAAGGAACCGGCGGTGGCGGCGTTTTACCGCACCGGACTAAGTCTGGTTAAAAGATTCGGGATGATGTATGAAGCCGGAGTTGCAGGACTGTTAACTCTGAAAACCGGGACATTGGCGCGGGATGCCGGCCTTGGGATCCGTATGCTGAAAAAAGGTAAGCTGGATGTATTGCCACACTCGCAGAACGCGGGGGAAATGAAAAGGATATTTGAGCGGGTAGCCCAAAAGGAAAAGGAGCTGGCTGGTTCATGA
- a CDS encoding CoB--CoM heterodisulfide reductase iron-sulfur subunit B family protein encodes MKYAYYNSCSLRSTGKEYDNSLQHVFKALDIELEEPKNWVCCGSTLAHNASVLLADTLPLKNLAEVEKMGLDEVMVPCTACYNRFKIAQYEHEDDRRIRHEIEDIIGHTFQKDISVLHPLEILALDQNLEKLKTLVKRDLSHLKVVSYYGCLLVRPHKETQFRDNPEYPVTMDRILSAIGIKTLDWSHKVECCGGSLSITRPDVVLDLTSRILDDAKAVGATAVAVPCTFCQLNLDIRQEDLAKRGKTYDMPIYYFTELIALALGIPERELMLGKHFVESEKVLARAT; translated from the coding sequence ATGAAATACGCGTATTACAACAGCTGCTCCTTACGTTCAACAGGCAAAGAATATGACAACTCATTGCAACATGTCTTTAAGGCGCTGGATATTGAACTTGAAGAACCGAAAAATTGGGTCTGTTGCGGTTCAACTCTGGCCCATAACGCTTCGGTATTGTTAGCCGATACATTGCCTCTGAAAAATCTGGCCGAGGTTGAAAAAATGGGGCTTGATGAGGTCATGGTTCCGTGTACAGCGTGTTATAACCGATTCAAGATAGCCCAATATGAACATGAAGACGATCGCAGAATTAGACATGAGATTGAAGATATCATTGGACATACATTTCAAAAAGACATCTCTGTGTTACATCCATTGGAAATATTAGCCCTTGATCAGAATCTGGAAAAATTAAAAACACTGGTAAAGCGGGATTTATCCCATTTAAAAGTTGTTAGTTATTACGGTTGTCTTCTGGTTCGGCCTCACAAGGAAACACAATTCAGAGATAATCCCGAATATCCGGTCACCATGGACCGAATCCTCAGCGCGATAGGTATTAAGACGTTGGATTGGTCTCACAAAGTGGAATGTTGCGGCGGTTCACTGTCAATTACCAGGCCGGATGTCGTGCTTGACCTGACCTCCCGGATTTTGGACGATGCTAAAGCGGTTGGTGCAACTGCGGTGGCGGTGCCCTGTACGTTTTGTCAGTTAAACCTTGATATACGGCAGGAAGATCTGGCAAAAAGAGGTAAGACGTACGATATGCCGATATATTATTTTACAGAATTGATTGCGCTGGCTTTGGGTATTCCTGAGAGGGAATTGATGCTGGGTAAACATTTTGTGGAATCTGAAAAAGTACTGGCGAGGGCGACTTAA
- a CDS encoding FAD-dependent oxidoreductase: MVDKTKVGAALVIGGGVGGMQTALDLAEAGIKVYLLDEAPAIGGKMVQLDKTFPTNDCAMCTVSPRLVNIDRHLNIELLTNSKVVSYDGEPGNFRVKVHKKARCVDESKCTGCNVCIEKCPAKTSSEFDHGLANRKAIYTLYSQAVPNVPVIDKAHCIYFIKGKGCRACEKFCEANAILLDQDDEELELNVGAIVIAPGYDLFAAEEKPQLGYGRYPDVLTSLQFERMLSASGPSAGKVMRPSNGELPKKVAFIQCVGSRETGADFCSAVCCMYATKEALILKEHYPDTEVTIFYIDIRAYGKGFESYYERAKKAGVRYVRCQPSSIKQVPSNDELIIRYQDEQGKIRDERFEMVMLSCGLRPAAAGQELAAKLGIKTTGDGFCVTEGLDPVATSVAGVYAVGAFTAPKDIPETVIQAGAAASRVLALLADKKGELIQERVNPAERPISDGNPKIGIFVCHCGKNISSVVSIPEVVEDAKTIPNVTFVDDTLFACASDAGEKIKQAIIENDLSRVIIAACTPRTHEGLFQDTMREAGLNPHLLEIANIRNQCSWVHMNQPEAATAKAKDIIRLAAVKVTHLKPLYPGHMAVSNEGLVVGGGLAGMSAAIDLADAGYQTYLLEKSGDLGGNLKRVKIGEPGREPQIKLKELIERVKIHPRVKLFLNSEVTSFEGSAGNFVIDFKHDGDNHEIKAGAVIVATGASEYRPGEYLYGQDSRVITQLELEERLSTDRIDARTVVMIQCVGSRDEAHPYCSRLCCIQAVKNAIKLKARRPETEVFILYRDIRTYSLHESEYSRARKLGVRFIRFEENSKPDVIVDGSRLKISVIDSVLNARLNIPAELVVLSAGIVPDADQSLAKLMKLPHSEDGFLMEAHIKLRPVDSPVEGVFLAGLAHGPKLAEESIAQAGAAAAKAAAILSKDNIQLEACVSEVLDENCDGCAYCVDPCPYDAITLIEYNSNGSLKKTVEADPAKCHGCGVCMATCPKKGIMVKNYYLDELSEMVASILTPA; the protein is encoded by the coding sequence ATGGTGGATAAGACCAAAGTTGGCGCTGCCTTGGTGATCGGCGGTGGGGTAGGCGGCATGCAGACTGCATTGGATCTGGCTGAAGCGGGCATCAAGGTATATCTGCTGGATGAAGCTCCGGCAATCGGCGGCAAAATGGTTCAACTGGATAAAACCTTTCCGACTAATGACTGTGCCATGTGTACCGTGTCACCGCGCCTGGTTAATATTGACCGGCATCTTAATATAGAATTACTGACCAATTCAAAAGTAGTTAGTTATGACGGGGAGCCCGGTAACTTCAGGGTGAAGGTACATAAAAAAGCCCGATGTGTGGATGAATCCAAATGCACCGGGTGTAATGTGTGTATTGAAAAGTGCCCGGCAAAAACCAGCAGCGAATTTGATCATGGACTGGCAAACCGCAAGGCGATATATACCCTGTATTCCCAGGCGGTGCCGAATGTGCCGGTTATTGATAAAGCCCACTGTATTTATTTTATAAAAGGCAAAGGTTGCCGAGCGTGTGAAAAGTTTTGTGAAGCCAACGCTATTCTTTTAGATCAAGACGATGAGGAATTAGAGCTGAATGTAGGGGCCATTGTGATAGCCCCGGGGTACGATCTGTTTGCCGCCGAAGAAAAGCCACAGCTAGGTTACGGCCGATATCCGGATGTATTGACCAGTTTGCAATTTGAACGTATGCTTTCGGCATCGGGTCCTTCGGCCGGCAAGGTGATGAGACCTTCCAACGGCGAGTTACCCAAGAAAGTGGCCTTCATCCAGTGTGTCGGGTCTCGGGAAACGGGTGCCGATTTTTGTTCTGCGGTTTGTTGCATGTACGCGACCAAAGAAGCCCTGATATTGAAAGAGCATTATCCGGATACAGAAGTAACCATTTTCTATATTGACATTCGGGCTTATGGCAAAGGTTTTGAATCCTATTATGAGCGCGCAAAAAAAGCCGGCGTGAGATATGTTAGATGTCAGCCATCATCAATTAAGCAGGTTCCTTCCAATGATGAACTGATAATTCGTTATCAGGATGAACAAGGCAAGATCAGAGACGAAAGATTTGAAATGGTGATGCTTTCCTGTGGGTTAAGGCCCGCAGCGGCCGGACAGGAATTGGCGGCTAAACTGGGCATTAAAACTACCGGTGATGGGTTTTGTGTGACTGAAGGTTTGGACCCTGTAGCCACCAGCGTGGCAGGTGTTTATGCCGTCGGGGCTTTTACAGCACCGAAGGATATTCCAGAAACAGTCATCCAGGCCGGGGCTGCAGCATCCAGAGTTTTGGCTTTATTAGCTGATAAAAAGGGCGAACTGATACAAGAACGGGTAAATCCGGCGGAACGGCCCATTAGTGATGGAAATCCAAAAATCGGGATATTCGTGTGTCATTGCGGAAAAAACATATCTTCAGTAGTCAGTATTCCTGAGGTAGTTGAAGATGCGAAAACTATTCCCAATGTGACATTTGTTGATGATACTCTTTTTGCCTGTGCCTCCGATGCGGGTGAAAAAATTAAACAGGCGATTATTGAAAATGATTTGAGCCGGGTCATAATTGCTGCTTGTACTCCCAGGACCCATGAAGGGCTGTTTCAGGATACGATGCGTGAAGCCGGGTTGAATCCGCACCTGCTGGAAATTGCCAATATCCGGAATCAATGTTCCTGGGTTCACATGAATCAGCCTGAAGCGGCTACTGCCAAGGCCAAGGACATCATCCGATTAGCCGCAGTTAAGGTTACTCATTTGAAGCCGCTTTATCCCGGTCATATGGCGGTGAGTAATGAAGGCCTGGTTGTTGGCGGCGGTCTGGCCGGTATGTCTGCTGCAATTGATTTAGCTGATGCCGGATATCAAACCTACCTGTTGGAAAAAAGCGGGGACCTGGGCGGTAATCTTAAACGAGTGAAAATTGGGGAACCCGGCCGGGAGCCACAGATTAAATTGAAGGAACTTATCGAGCGGGTCAAGATTCATCCGAGGGTGAAGTTGTTTTTAAATTCTGAAGTAACTTCGTTTGAAGGCTCTGCGGGCAATTTTGTCATTGATTTTAAACATGATGGTGACAACCACGAAATAAAGGCTGGTGCCGTTATTGTAGCAACCGGAGCGTCGGAATATCGCCCTGGGGAATACCTGTACGGACAGGACTCAAGGGTAATAACCCAGCTTGAATTAGAGGAACGATTGAGCACGGACAGGATTGATGCTCGTACCGTGGTAATGATTCAATGTGTTGGTTCCAGAGACGAGGCTCACCCTTACTGCAGCCGGTTGTGTTGTATTCAGGCTGTTAAAAATGCCATTAAATTGAAAGCCCGCAGGCCGGAAACTGAAGTGTTCATTTTATATCGGGATATCCGCACCTACAGCCTGCATGAATCAGAGTACAGCCGAGCGCGCAAACTGGGCGTCAGATTTATCCGCTTTGAAGAAAATTCCAAACCTGACGTTATAGTTGATGGTAGCCGGCTGAAAATTTCAGTAATTGATTCGGTGCTGAACGCCAGACTAAATATCCCGGCAGAACTGGTGGTATTATCGGCCGGAATTGTACCCGATGCGGATCAAAGTTTGGCAAAGTTGATGAAATTGCCTCATTCCGAAGACGGCTTTTTGATGGAAGCCCATATTAAACTGAGGCCGGTGGACTCGCCGGTTGAAGGGGTATTTTTAGCTGGTTTAGCCCATGGCCCGAAATTGGCTGAAGAATCCATCGCGCAGGCTGGGGCTGCGGCGGCCAAGGCTGCTGCTATATTATCCAAGGATAATATCCAGCTTGAGGCTTGTGTTTCCGAGGTGCTTGATGAAAATTGTGACGGATGCGCCTATTGCGTTGATCCTTGCCCCTATGATGCCATCACCCTCATAGAATATAATTCAAACGGCAGCTTGAAAAAGACAGTTGAGGCTGATCCGGCCAAGTGTCATGGTTGCGGTGTGTGCATGGCGACCTGCCCTAAAAAGGGGATTATGGTGAAAAACTACTATCTGGACGAATTGTCCGAAATGGTTGCCTCAATTCTGACTCCGGCTTAA
- a CDS encoding hydrogenase iron-sulfur subunit, whose amino-acid sequence MITTEKSETEQDSGYQPLIICFACNWCSYAAADLAGVSRIQYPHNVRIIRVMCSGMVHPNLVIDALTKGADGVLMCGCHPGDCHYREGNLKAESRAEAIQLMLQDFGLEEERYRLEWVSASEGARFAQIVTDMVAELKSLGPSPYRM is encoded by the coding sequence ATGATTACAACGGAAAAATCTGAAACCGAGCAGGACAGTGGTTACCAACCTTTAATCATTTGTTTTGCCTGCAATTGGTGTTCTTATGCGGCGGCTGATTTAGCCGGTGTATCCCGCATTCAATATCCCCATAATGTGCGTATTATCAGAGTGATGTGTTCCGGTATGGTCCATCCCAACCTGGTGATTGATGCGTTGACCAAAGGCGCGGATGGGGTGCTTATGTGCGGTTGTCATCCTGGAGATTGTCACTACCGGGAGGGCAACTTAAAGGCCGAGTCACGGGCTGAGGCTATTCAGCTGATGCTGCAGGATTTTGGCCTGGAAGAAGAGCGCTACCGGCTGGAATGGGTGTCGGCGTCAGAGGGGGCTCGCTTCGCACAGATTGTGACAGATATGGTGGCCGAGCTAAAGAGCCTGGGTCCCAGTCCGTATAGGATGTAA
- a CDS encoding methyl viologen-reducing hydrogenase, producing the protein MVRVAEEWFAVCGGCEVSILDIGEPLLDLLPSLEFVHIPVLMDHKLFGQTGEKSQMEIPDADVGIITGSIRTQENKELAEEMRRKCKVIISLGSCANFGGIPALGNMYSNDDIYETNYRSGVSTQSGENPSEGLPALTDRVYSVNEVIKVDVSIPGCPPTPEWIAGALVALLEGKTFSLPERSVCDDCPTVREKKAQVDIRRPLQAPEFTPGRYDNMRCLNEQGILCLGPATRTGCGGSEKTPRCIKAYTACRGCYGPIRAGANPMVDMMGALSSVGLDPKQIEDRMATFNRFIGAGRLRPMPARK; encoded by the coding sequence ATGGTACGTGTAGCCGAGGAATGGTTCGCGGTATGTGGAGGCTGCGAAGTGTCTATTCTGGACATTGGCGAGCCGCTGTTGGACCTGTTGCCCAGTCTGGAGTTTGTTCACATTCCGGTTTTGATGGACCACAAGCTTTTTGGACAGACTGGTGAAAAATCCCAGATGGAAATCCCGGATGCCGACGTCGGTATCATTACCGGAAGCATCCGCACCCAGGAAAATAAAGAACTGGCCGAAGAAATGCGCCGGAAGTGCAAGGTAATTATTTCGTTAGGGTCCTGCGCCAATTTCGGGGGTATCCCGGCGTTAGGCAATATGTATTCCAATGATGACATTTATGAGACTAACTACCGTTCAGGTGTCAGTACCCAGTCCGGTGAAAACCCGTCGGAAGGCCTGCCGGCATTGACCGACAGGGTATATTCGGTCAATGAGGTTATCAAAGTTGATGTTTCTATCCCTGGTTGTCCGCCGACTCCAGAATGGATTGCCGGTGCGCTGGTGGCGCTTTTAGAGGGGAAGACCTTTAGTCTGCCGGAGCGCAGTGTTTGTGATGATTGTCCTACTGTCCGGGAAAAGAAAGCTCAGGTGGATATCCGACGACCGCTACAGGCTCCAGAATTCACGCCGGGACGATATGACAATATGCGTTGCTTGAACGAACAGGGCATTCTTTGTTTGGGACCGGCGACCCGCACCGGGTGCGGCGGATCAGAGAAGACACCGCGGTGTATCAAAGCCTATACCGCTTGCCGGGGTTGCTACGGTCCCATTCGGGCCGGAGCTAATCCGATGGTGGATATGATGGGAGCCCTTTCATCTGTCGGGCTTGACCCCAAGCAGATTGAAGACCGGATGGCTACTTTTAACCGCTTTATCGGCGCCGGGCGTCTACGCCCGATGCCGGCCCGTAAATAA
- a CDS encoding Ni/Fe hydrogenase subunit alpha, giving the protein MKEIVIQPVSRIEGGAKITIKLDDAGNVADTQVNVLELRGFERFCIGRPVEEMPRITTRICGVCPWSHHLASAKACDAVFGVTPPPAGRKLRELCNSIAFMEEHILHFYFLGGGDFVMGPDADYAVRNVFGIAQKLPDVARNVVKVRHMCAHMLEIIAGKSIHPTAAVPGGFSKPMTEDERKQLIPMAEQAFELAKFSIDYAKKNIFPAYIDVVKTVGVIKTGFLGTVKDDGTLDLYDGKLRMMDPEGNYEDFEAKDYLDYITEHIEPWSYVKFPYNKKWGEFSMDPENPNGIYRVNTLARMNVSDKISTPLAQAELEEFRAAFGRPAQQTMLFHWARLIEILYNAEKALELLNDPEITSTETRVPVTPRAARGVGCTEAPRGTLIHDYTTDENGLVTAANLIVATCQNNAPINMSVKQAAKLLIKDGKYDQGILNTVEMTIRAYDPCLSCASHDLNGQLACKLDIVSADGELIETLKNH; this is encoded by the coding sequence ATGAAAGAAATTGTAATTCAGCCAGTTTCCCGTATTGAAGGCGGGGCGAAGATAACCATTAAACTTGATGATGCCGGAAATGTTGCCGACACTCAGGTAAATGTGTTGGAATTAAGGGGTTTTGAACGTTTCTGTATCGGGCGTCCGGTAGAGGAAATGCCGCGCATTACTACCCGTATTTGCGGTGTTTGTCCGTGGTCACATCACTTGGCATCGGCTAAAGCCTGTGACGCTGTTTTCGGCGTCACTCCGCCACCGGCCGGGCGTAAATTACGAGAATTGTGCAACAGTATTGCCTTTATGGAAGAACATATCCTTCACTTCTACTTCCTGGGTGGGGGCGATTTTGTGATGGGACCTGATGCGGACTATGCGGTGCGTAACGTTTTTGGTATCGCGCAAAAACTGCCGGATGTCGCCCGTAACGTGGTCAAGGTGCGTCATATGTGTGCCCATATGCTGGAGATTATTGCCGGCAAGAGCATTCACCCCACCGCAGCGGTCCCGGGAGGATTCTCCAAACCGATGACTGAAGATGAACGCAAACAGCTTATCCCGATGGCGGAACAGGCTTTTGAACTTGCCAAGTTCTCCATTGACTATGCCAAGAAAAACATTTTCCCAGCCTATATTGATGTCGTCAAAACGGTAGGAGTCATTAAAACCGGCTTTTTAGGCACAGTCAAAGATGATGGGACACTGGATCTGTACGACGGTAAGCTTCGTATGATGGACCCGGAAGGGAATTATGAGGATTTTGAAGCGAAAGATTATCTGGACTATATCACGGAGCATATAGAGCCATGGTCATACGTCAAATTTCCTTACAATAAAAAATGGGGTGAATTTTCCATGGATCCGGAGAATCCCAATGGTATTTATCGGGTCAATACACTGGCACGGATGAATGTGTCCGATAAAATCAGCACTCCATTGGCTCAGGCTGAACTTGAAGAATTCCGGGCGGCCTTTGGTCGGCCGGCTCAACAGACGATGCTTTTCCACTGGGCACGTCTCATTGAAATATTGTACAACGCTGAAAAAGCTCTGGAACTGCTGAATGACCCTGAAATCACCAGTACTGAGACCAGGGTTCCGGTCACCCCGAGGGCGGCCAGAGGCGTTGGTTGCACTGAAGCGCCACGCGGCACTCTTATCCACGACTATACCACCGATGAAAACGGACTGGTTACTGCAGCTAATCTGATTGTGGCCACTTGTCAGAATAACGCGCCGATTAACATGTCTGTCAAACAGGCCGCCAAGCTGCTGATAAAGGACGGCAAATACGACCAAGGGATTCTGAATACGGTGGAAATGACTATTCGCGCTTATGATCCTTGTCTTTCCTGTGCCAGCCATGATTTGAACGGGCAGTTAGCCTGTAAACTGGATATTGTCAGTGCTGACGGGGAACTCATAGAGACCTTGAAAAATCACTAA
- a CDS encoding hydrogenase maturation protease, protein MEYVPDYYRKDLLIMGVGNPLFGDDGFGPAVAEELERRGRVPSYAAVLDVGTGVREILFDLILSPKRPKEVIIVDALDCGREIGEIFKVKIDEVPAIKRHDFSLHLAPSLNLLKELRDDAEVTVTILACQPESIPDLVTGGLSSVVEQSVQGAADYIEAQYFNKII, encoded by the coding sequence ATGGAATATGTGCCGGATTACTACCGTAAGGATCTCTTGATTATGGGAGTGGGTAATCCGCTCTTTGGGGATGATGGATTTGGCCCGGCCGTGGCGGAGGAATTAGAACGCCGCGGCCGGGTGCCGTCTTATGCAGCGGTGTTGGATGTCGGAACAGGGGTGCGTGAAATTCTTTTTGACCTGATACTCAGCCCAAAACGCCCGAAAGAAGTTATCATCGTTGATGCACTGGATTGCGGTCGGGAAATCGGCGAAATCTTTAAAGTCAAAATTGATGAAGTACCGGCTATCAAGCGCCATGATTTTTCATTGCATCTGGCGCCCAGTCTTAATTTACTTAAAGAATTGAGAGACGATGCGGAAGTGACAGTGACAATTTTAGCCTGTCAACCGGAATCAATACCCGATCTGGTGACCGGCGGCTTGTCATCAGTGGTGGAACAATCAGTTCAAGGAGCCGCCGACTATATTGAAGCTCAGTATTTCAATAAAATAATTTAG
- a CDS encoding TlpA disulfide reductase family protein, protein MKLKLSIYLFGMITLLFSGCSNKSIDATPANFSLSDLYGNATSLSQFAGEPVIINFWRLDCPGCIKELPFIQAVYTNQTTATNIITIAIRDSQSALTQFMVENAYTFPVLQDKFGTVTAEYDVRFTPTTYFINSYGKIADIKVGPFANINELENFLKRLD, encoded by the coding sequence TTGAAATTAAAGCTGTCTATCTATCTTTTTGGTATGATCACCCTTTTATTTTCTGGGTGTAGTAATAAGTCAATTGATGCCACACCGGCAAACTTTTCATTGTCGGATTTATACGGCAATGCCACCTCGCTCAGTCAGTTTGCCGGCGAACCGGTAATCATTAATTTTTGGAGACTGGACTGCCCGGGATGCATTAAGGAACTGCCTTTTATTCAGGCAGTTTATACCAATCAAACTACGGCAACTAACATAATTACTATTGCTATCAGGGATTCCCAGAGTGCGTTGACCCAGTTTATGGTTGAAAATGCCTACACCTTTCCGGTCCTTCAGGATAAATTCGGAACGGTGACGGCCGAATATGACGTCAGATTCACCCCCACCACCTATTTTATCAACAGTTATGGGAAAATTGCCGATATTAAAGTCGGCCCTTTCGCAAATATTAATGAACTTGAAAATTTCCTGAAAAGACTAGATTAA
- a CDS encoding cytochrome c biogenesis CcdA family protein: MNDLNLLIAFGGGVVAFISPCVLPMIPVYLVILAGPEFLDNSSPVSRQVRLSIFKHAVAFIAGFSIIFTGLGFIAGISGNLISPESPVIRYISGFIFFVLGTFMLAAIRFPQLNLERRIHLPAGRQGLLRSFVTGTVFTLAWTPCVTPVLGSILTLAVGGTDVYYSTGLLMLFSLGMGIPLLIIAFFAGTALSAIRRFKGIFIWLYAAGGLVLVLTGLLILTGKLNLLSV, translated from the coding sequence ATGAACGATTTAAACTTGTTGATTGCCTTCGGAGGCGGAGTAGTCGCCTTTATTTCTCCGTGCGTTTTGCCAATGATTCCAGTCTATCTGGTGATCCTGGCTGGCCCCGAATTCCTGGATAATTCGTCGCCTGTTAGCAGGCAGGTGCGTCTTTCTATCTTTAAACATGCTGTGGCATTTATCGCCGGATTCAGCATTATTTTTACAGGTCTGGGGTTCATTGCTGGTATTTCCGGCAACCTGATAAGTCCTGAATCTCCCGTCATACGATATATTTCTGGATTTATATTCTTTGTGTTGGGAACTTTCATGCTAGCCGCCATTCGTTTCCCCCAATTAAATTTGGAAAGGCGAATTCATCTCCCCGCTGGTCGCCAGGGTTTGCTTCGGTCCTTTGTTACCGGGACGGTTTTCACTCTTGCCTGGACGCCGTGCGTCACACCGGTACTAGGCAGCATTCTGACGTTGGCGGTCGGCGGCACTGATGTTTACTATTCCACCGGGCTGCTGATGCTCTTTTCGTTAGGGATGGGTATCCCACTATTAATCATCGCTTTTTTTGCCGGAACCGCCCTTTCTGCCATCCGGCGTTTTAAAGGTATCTTCATTTGGCTTTATGCTGCTGGAGGCCTAGTATTGGTGCTTACCGGGTTGTTAATATTGACCGGCAAGTTAAACCTCCTGTCGGTGTAA